The DNA sequence CAACCATTATTGAGACATCGTGCGCATAAAGAACGTATGTTTGGTGCTGCCCGAATTGTTCGATTTAAATCTAAATTGCTTCCTGTTTTTGTATTTCTCAACGACAAAACTGACTGCGATCGTGTTCGGCAAGCAACTGCTTATCAAAATATCTAATTTCATGCAGGAAAGGGGCGTctgggttaaaaaaagaaattagaaaaaaaaaacggttaaACAAAAACAGGTTGACATCCAAGTGGTAATTGAGGAACCAAACCATCTTGCATATGTACGCtcatggaagaaaaaaaaacaggaaccaAAACAACTACATCTTACTCATGCATGTACTAGTTTAATAGCGAAAATGGAACAGCAAAAGCCCCTGCGtatcaaaacaatacaaaacatatgTGCAAGCAACGACTTCTCAAAGCGGAAGTAAGCATTGTGGCCTCGTCCAATCAGAAACGCGAAAGGGTTAAATGTAAAAGCAGTCCCAACAACAAAACACCGTAACCAAGCTCCTAAAATGCGAAAATGCAAATGGAGCTCGGGTGTAATTGCAGCGTGTAAAAAGTGCAAAGCTGCTTAAGTGTTTAGGGATCGTTGCACCAGTGctcgtgtgtgtgggtgtgcttgTGTCTGAATTTAACGGAGCACATGGTGGAGTATGGCTGGCGCTGCTGCTGCCCATCCCATGCAGGGACAATGGATCAGGGAGAGCACGCCAGCAGGCCCGTCGGTAGCTCCCTGATACTTTGCACCGACGTACGCTAACGTTACATAAAGCGAGGCAGAATGAATTCACTCACCGTCAGCTTTTGGAGCCAAGGACCACGTATCCACTTCGGTCGCCATGGCGCTCTCCAAATGCTCGATTAAAAATCCTTACGGTGAGCTCCTCCTGTCAAGCTTCAGCTGCAacaaatacccccccccccaaaaaaacaaaaacaaaaaaaaatagcaagCCAAACGTCTGCAGAACAAGATATTTAGTGTAGCAGTCTTTCGACAAATGCTACGTGCTGGTAGGGATAAACCTTTGTTGTGCTGCACGGTATCAACTGCAGAAAACACCAAACAAATAATTTAACTGAATTACAAAGAGCTCGAAGAACCAGTGAGGGGAATAATAAGGGGTTACGGATGGGAAGAGTAAAATAACAACGCGGAGGGAAGCTAGGTTAGTCGCAGAGTATTTCAGCAAACAACCTGATAAACACTCTGTTTTTAACTTTGCAAGTGTAAGCTGAGTAAAGTCACGTGAACAAAACGCGGATGGGGAGTGGTCAGTTGAGGGGGTGGGTGCTGGTcctctctgaccaatcacagagcaAGAAAAACACGTCTACTGTTGTGTCAATGTCTTGAATCAATGCGCTATATAGAAATGATCCCccaaatgtatattttttgctTGAATTCGCATATTACTAATTAAAGACAAGGACAATCAGTATCAAAAGCCTTTCTAGCATACATCATCTATCATTctttatacatattttattattctaCTTTTTGTCATGTTTATGAGGTAGGCATATTCTGATATAATTTTCCTTCTTTTGGTTCAAGCTGCGAGGTGGATGTTCAACATTGGCATTGTTAAATATTTTATCAACTTGTATcaagaacattttttttattatttaattaaaagtcAAGTTTTTTTAAGCATTATAATGCTTTTTTGTGGGAATTGCTGCAAAAACAGTGGCTGCTGGATGTAACACGCCTTtgtgaattttatttattttacactaaataattcaaaatgtGATCGTGGCCTAGGGGTCTGATGTTCCTAGTTTATATCCGGTTGGGGACTTTTATatgttgttgcatgtcattccgcAGCTCACCACTGTCTCCTATCTAATAAAGGTAAACATTTCCCACAAATACTTGAGAAGGAAACAAATAAGAATAACAATCTGTGCTTAATTTAAAGGAGTAATAAAGgtaaactttttattttcttgttgtGAACATGAAAAAAGCATTATAATCCACATTGAAGTATTTTTGTCATCCACATTCACACCACCAGATGGAGCTGAAAACACATGCAGCTAAGTTTGGTGATGGCCAATTAGCATTTAGGTGCCCTTGGTATTCAGTAGCAGCCAACTATCTTTTGCCTTAAAAGGCCTGCAAACTGATGATGCTCACTTAAATGTTGGAGTACTATGCATGTTTTTACACTAAGTTCTGGATAGTTTTGTCCCCTCCAAGGGAGCTACTGGTTCCTCTTTTTATCTGCTTCGGAATATCTCTGTGACATGACACAGACTTGTAATAatcatggttaaaaaaaaaaaaaaagcagatgcCTGGTTGGTTATCCAGTCTTGGTCATAATAAGTCATATTTATAGTGGGACAGCAAATTCTTttttctgctctgctctgctcatCTCATCAGAGTAAGAGGAACGATGCAAACTGGTGGGTCTTGTCAAGGAACATGGCAGAAGTTGATATATTACAAGCATGCATGACCACTAAAGACTGCAGATGTTCTCATACTGCGTGTAATGATTGCCCTCGCTGATACACAGTGCTGTCAACTACACACATTTCAAACTCATTTATTTGCGAGTTTACTCCTACAAAGATGAAGCCTTCAGAGTGAGTGCAGTCTGATGATTCATCCTGAGTCACTGTCACTGACCGCTACTCGTGAGTGGGTGTTCTTAGCTCATTCCTTGCTGAAATAAGTTAGTGCATTTGCTGTATTTCGAAGCAGAATACTGCTTGTACACCAGGCAACTACAACTATAGATAATGTTTACAAAAAGTACAGACATGTATTTGGTAGCACTTGttagcatttattttgacaCAAAAACCACAGTTTGTGTTGAATAAAGTAGCGTAGATGTCCGTGTCCAACAAGATAGAATTCCCAATGAGcatcaatgaaaaaaaaaaaactcaagcaGAAGAAACGTAAATACAACCCCACCTTCTGGAgaggagaataaaaaaaaaaaaaaaaaaaacaccaggaTATGTGCCATCAAACAAGTTTCTAAAAATGTGAGAGCAtctcattgtttgtattttacaTCAGAGTATGCATCAGAAATCTCTATGCTATACACCAAGATACAAAATCGACTTGATATTCATGATGACATAAAAATGTTTGGATAATTATATTGACAAATATCATGTTAAATACCAACAACAATCAACTCTGGCCTCATAATAAGCAACAAAGACTTAACACCACAACAACACGGCCGACGATTACTCTCTCACACATGCGTACGACACACTGAAGAGCTGCAGGTAGAAGTGCACAAGGATACCCTCAAAGAACACCACATTTTGTAGCAATATTACTCTGAACTATTTCACGTACAATCACATACAGATACTTCTATAAATCCAGCCGTCTCGTAGCTGCAAGAGTAAAAGGAGAACACTTTTTGTTTCCCGGGAGACAAACAGTCGTGAGTAATCCTGAATCAACAGGGATggatgttttggttttttttatgtggcaAACCAGTTCAGCCGGACCAACGCGGGCTCTgcgtttatatatatttttttcagttcTTCAAAATATTGGCATTACAAAATTAAAGTCAGTACAAATATAGAGTAAATACTATCTTGATAAATTGAAGAACAGTCCTTTGCAGTCAAAACTCAGCGAGGTAACAGTCTTATATCAGGCCTTTGCCTTCTGTGGCAATGATGGTAGGAGTTTGGGCATTTTTGTCTGTACATACTAGCTGCTCACAAGgcaaaataaatcaaactaGTTCTATACACTGAACTCCGATCAGTTTGGCTTCAATGTAAAATCAGAGCTGGGGTAAAACTAGCCCGTTTGTGCCTCTTGTGTGTTACGATTACATTCGAGCGGTGGTGGAAAAAGTATCGAGATTCTTAACTTAAGTAATAGTgccaataccacactgtaaaaatactctgttacaagtaaaactgcattgaaaatgttacttaagtaaaattatgcaagtatcatcaggacaatttacttaaagtattaaaattactcaatgcagaaaaatctttacattttagaaacaatCAACTACAGTAAGTGTTTAATAGACTTATCATTTAAGATGTACTTGTAGGTAGGCCTAtacattgttgggtagtttaattaataataaaacattgtattttataaactacatgtgttgtgtgtgtaaagtaactagtaaataaagctgtcagattaatgtagtggagtaaaacgtacaatatttctctctgaaatgtagtggactagaagaagaaagtggcatgaaaagaaaatttgTACTTACATGTAAGtacagtgcttgagtaaatgtacttacattacattccaccactgcattcgAGTCACAGAGCTAAACATcggtttgaaaaataaatacaagaaaACTCCATAAGTCATTTAACAACTCTTTCCATCTAGCCATTGTTATGTTGCTGCACAAAAAAAGTTTCGACTTCATTCCCTATGTATATTGCGTATTGTTTAGTAGGACACAAGAAAAATATATGAATGAATTaagttttttctgttttatgtccAAACTtaaaatatcatacaaattcATGAAGACCAGTTTCAGAATGCTgcatatacattttaaaactaaGTCTAAAATAGATTTTGTAGAACTTGTTTCTAATGAAATTCATAAATCAGTGACAAAACATGTACTGTGTAATACTGGAGAAATATGAATACATAATTAAATAAGCAATCTTGTCCAGGCTTGTGAGACAAAGAATAACCATTCATATTGGTAATCATTTGCCTACCATAATATTTTATGGTTTTGTTGAACCATTTTATGGAAAATTGACACTCACAAATCCTCATGgtataaacaatacaaaatgggACTCACTTTCCATTTCCCCCATATCACACTGTTcacatattgtttttttgtaactGTCAAGGCATTTATTTATGTGTGCAGCTTTTGAGTCCAAACTAAATTCCCTAAGGAGACATTAAGGTATATCGTATCATATTGTTTCCCTTCTGAATATTTTAGAATGTTCAACATCTTTGGCCAATCCATAGATGCAACACATGATTCAAGGACAAACAAACTTATTTTGTaagataatataaaaaataaataaaaagaaacattaaTATGGAAAAAGATGATAAAACGTTTACATTTTGGTTCACGTCGTATAGATGAAGCAAGGACCTATGTTATTTCCAGCTACCATCTTTGTGTGGAATAGGAAACAGAGTTGCAATTTGGGAAATGGACAGAGGAGACCAGAAGAATCTGGAAATTTTTCAGAAACAAGGATGCTTAGCACTGTGACCCAAATGTAATGACAATACATGAGAGCACAAACTGGGGCTAAAGTAAAACCAGATAATCTGAGTTTGCGGTTGGGAGAAACCTTAAGCCAAAAGGCATTTAAAATGCAGTGTTATGTACAATCAAGGGTCTCAGCCCAGCACAACTCACGGATCAGTTATAAAGAGGTAAATGTCTTTTTCACAACAGTTCATTTCCTATCAACCAGCATTAACTAGAGTAAGGAAAAAAGTGTGAATACTATTGCTAAATACTATTTTTGCAAGTCTCACTGTGTATATTTTATAAAGAGACTGCTAAGCACTGCTAGAAAATGTTTGCCCATTTGATGTGCGACTATACACAGtttacagaaaacacacacacacacacacacacacacacacacacacacacacacacacacacacacacacacacacacacacacacacacacacacacacacacacacacacacacacacacacacacacacacacacacacacacacacacactcgcatagCAGCAGTAAACTATAGAATGCCAGACAGAAAGTCTATTTTCAACTAGGCACCATGTACGTTGATGAACATACATTAGCTAGAACTAATCAAAGACAATAACAACTGTCCAGTCTTTAgccaaaaaatatacaatagcCAGAGGGCTTTTATGTCAATTTGTTCAGAGGGTGACCACTCTCTGTCAGAGCAAGGGTCACCTCTGAGACACACCTGTGAGTCACTGCAAAGATCTTAAAACGGAAATGATCAGAGAATGTCAAAATGACCTTCATAACAAACCCAAACCTCCCAATCCCCACACACGATTCGTCTATGACAAATAAAAAGGTATTATTGAGCTGAGCCCAGGCAACGTTTTCTGTCCACAGAACTATAAATGAGTTGGAAGCTAGACAATTAAGTTGGCTTTGCACTGAGCCAAGGACACAACAAAGTGGCCTCCAGTCAATGAACTACAGAGGCATTTGTGTCACAATAACTACAGcaagacacacatgtacaaaaTTGGATTGAGACATTCTCTTTTTCTAAATCTTATTCTGTGCTTCAGTACATTTTGTACTGAGAATTAACTACAAGAGAGTACACGTGTGCCATTTCCACTGCGAAGACCAGGATCGACTTATTCGACATAAGTGCAGAGCATCAATCAAAAGGGTATCAACCTCACACTGAGGAAGAGACTATTCTCTACTGACAGATACTGTACAACTGGACATCAACTGACGAATgatttcacacacaaaaaacagggATACATTTAGAGAAAAGCAGTCCAACTCTCCGAGTTTAGCCACAGCAATAATAAAAGAGGCATTACTCTGACTTTAAACCTGCACTCCCTACATTTATACCTTTAAAATCTCACAAGCATTACTTGACTCAGACAGACATTACAATGGGCACTTCATTTCAAAGTGTCGTCTCAAAACCCAAACCTGGCAGATTGTATTGCCTTGCTGCAGTTTTGGACACTTTATCAGGAGGTTTTCCGTCAAGCGTCATGCTGTATAAAAATTCTCGGTAAACAATTTCAGTGTATCTTTTTGTTGCGATGCATAACCTTTTACATTCATTATCAGTGATGAGATTAGGCTTAAAGTTTCTGCCTTGTAAAAACTCAACAGTACGCCCACAGAGGACTTACATTGCCTTGCAAAAACAGTAACGACCAACCAGGAACATGTTCAAACACATTAAATCCTAAGTCAAACAGTCAGTTCATTATACAGTATAATCATGTAACAGTCTgtaacaacaatgtataaatcaTAAGACCATTGTAAAGCTTTGCCACCCACACATTAATGTTTGCAACCCTTATGGGAGCAACATAAGACACAATGTATAAAACACTTCTTGAATCAGTCATAATAGCTCCCTTCTTATTTCCTCTAAAACAGAAGGAAGTAGGCTGGTGAAAGCAAAAATTCAccttgcaacaaaaaaaaaaaaaggtcacagGTTAGTCCTGTGACCTCGAACCATATGTCCAGTAGTTATGAAACTCTTCAAAAGATTAGAATCCAGACACAATTAGTTAGAGCTGCTCTTTTGAAAATGAATTGTTTAGTGGTTTTTCTTCATATACACTCCTAGATTATaattgttttcaattcaaaaaaatgtcagtCAATGATAAACATGTCTGCTGCTGGGATGATTTTAGTAATATGGTTAATCAGAAAGCGGTTCCCAACCTCTTTGTTGTGCGACTCTTTCAAATGGGAAAATATATTTCTGTGACCCCATCACACATTGCATATGTCAGGATGCTGTGAATTGGTCCACTAAAGCATCTCAGATTGTTTCATTTCAAtaatttttcaaatgttcagagAGGTAAAACTATCCACAAAAatctatttcacaaaaaaaaagaaacattagaGAAACATTAGCATATAATTTTCTTTAGCACAACTATGTTTCTTCTTTCTCATACTGTTAATCGTCACGACCCCTCTGATTTATTTGTTATCAcatgttgggaaccactgactaTTTGGGTTTTTTGTTTCAAGGAgctaaaatgtttcttttttttagcaatTTTGCGTCATGTAGAGAAAAGAGAGATGAAAAGTAAACGATAGAGGGACATGTTTACACCTATCCACTGGTAAAAATGGATTTGGTTAGCATGTGGGAAAATGGTCACAACGAAAGAGCAATTCATTAGCATTTTCATCACTTCAGAGGAGAAGATATGCTGTCCCccaaactataaataaattacCTACAAAATAGGACTTTCAGGTGTCGGCTTCTCTTGGAGTTTCTCATTTAAATACAGAGAAGAcaagaggatacattactcaTCCTGCCCCCAACCATAGTAAGACCTGCAAGactttttttcagtgatttCACTTTTCACCTACTAGTCTTGATCTATGAAGATGCTATCAAGCATTAACATCTCACTTTTCCCACTTGTCTGACTACATCTCACAGGCTGTCAGCTTACGAGGACTCAACAGTGAAGATGGCCTCGCCTGGCTTCTGGATGATACTGGAGAATGAAGAGACGTGGCCGCGCTGTTCAACGCAGACATCCAGGAGTGGTGACTGAACAGCAGCCTTCCCTCGGAGGGAACAGTCCACACTGTCATGCAGCATgtcttccctctcctcttccttcaCAGCCTCTTTTCTTCCCTTCCCAGAATGCCCCTTCTgtagctcctcttcctcttgttCCTCTCTCTTCACGTGGCAACGACATACCTCAATGCCCGAGTCACCTGTTAGCCGTCGATGTCGGAAAtgatcctcctcctcatcttcctcttcctcctcttctttttctcgTTTTTGCTGCTCTTTGTTGTTGCAATGTGTGGAAACTGCCACGTTTGAGGAGAAGAGAGCCTGTTTAGGGGGATACAGAGTGGGCCTGGGGGTTGGACCATAAGGCcgggcttcttcttctttctccctctgaACGGCCACAGCTCCAAGTGGGTCTGAGAAGACGAGAGGATGGATTTGACCAGGAGGGAGGGAATGTAGCAGAATGAGGGGAGAAAGCGGGAGGCGAGAAGGGCGTGAAGGACGAGAGTgtaaaggaagagagagaggtggaggtggagctgAAGGCAAGACTCCTTCGCTGCCATTAGAGGACCGTCTTTGTACGGGTATGACATCTGGAGTGGCCGCGGGTATGACATCAGGGGGAACTTGTAACGGAGGTGTCGGGGAAGAAGTTGGTGTGAAGTTGGCCGCAACCCTTGGCATGACAGCACAGTCGCCCCCTGCTTCACTGGGTGTGGAGATGTGGCTGCTGTCATGTGTCTCGTCTGTCACCTGGACAGAGAAGGAGGTGCTGGAGGGGGAGGTGAGGGAGCACGACTCGCAGGAGCAGCTAGTGTAGTTGTCAGAGCTCTGGGAGGAAGTCAGGCCACTGGGACCGGGGCCCAGATAGGGAGGGCAGGGGTGacggtggtggtgatgatgggGGTAAGAGGAGCTAGGACCCCCCATGGCACCTCCCTGCAGGGCGAAGACGGAGCTGTAAGGCGGAGGAGGGGTGCTGGGCTGCGCCGCCACCTCCTCGTAGGAGGGCAACTTGAAGGAAGCCAGAAAACCTGTAACAAGAAATATGGCACAGCTCAAATGCGCAGTCTGTTACTTGACTTGTAAAAAGGACAAGACTGGAGATACAGCATGCTATACTTTTCTTAATGTCAATAAATCACATAAAAAGACACAAACCAACAATGAGTTCAAACTACGAACAAGTACTGCCTGTATATCTAAAGCCTGATATAGCCtgtcctctgtgccatagacctCCATTGCTGTCTCACATGCTTCCTTATTAatatgggcactgtagtttattttgagtcaatcccacTTACACACTACTAAGTAACCAACAAAATGTGTATTCATCTCCGACTTAAAATAGTCTAACAAATGCTCAGTCACAATACAGTCTTTATGGAGTGCTGCTTGGGTGTGTACAAAGTGTCCCTCTGGTGCTTTTCAGTTTGGGGATCCTACTAGTTTAAAAAAGATTGAAGGAATCTGAGGCACTAGAGAAGGTAACGTTTTAAAAGCCTTCAATATCTTCTTGGCTATAAAGTCATTAAAACACACCTACGAGTTTCATCAGGGCAACTAGACAACCATTTTGTACTTGCCCTGATGGAGGCCTTAATGGCAGAAACGCATAGGCATGTTTTAATGACTTTATAGCCAAGAAGATGAGATTAAACATCCACGCCTCAAATTCCTTAAACCTTTTTAGTCCATTGAATGCACCATATTCTACTTGTTTATGACTTAgccttttttgaaaatgaaatttctttgcagcatggatgttttatttaatggtTACTGGTTAATTGATGTTCTACTTAATACATGTTACATTTAATACACGTTAATTTTTTTAacgttttgttattttattcattattattaaaacTGTCTTAATGAGTGGAGATGACTGCATCAACCATATGTACCGTATGGGTGCAAGGTTAAGTATTTGTTGTCTATACTattcagtacttttttttttaaatggacgtCAGAAAGACTAGTCGTTGCTGAGATAACAACTaatggggatccaaataaaacatcaaaattgCAGACATATAGTATCTGAGTGTAGATGTGTTAAAATTCTCTGTTTACTCAGGAAACCAACACactaaaggctgatttatggttctgtggaggctccacgcagagctttcaccgtaacctatgtaagtggcctgatgttcaTACTTgtgcattggtgtgtgtgtgtgtgtgtgtgtgtgtgtgtgtgtgtgtgtgtgtgtgtgtgtgtgtgtgtgtgtgtgtgtgtgtgtgtgtgtgtgggtgtgtgggtgtgtgtgtgtgtgtgtgtgatagagcgagggagaaagtgagagagtgacggcgattggctttggagcgagtagcgactctagagtcatcgtgagagaaacaaagtgtctcccctgtgttttcggaccacggtgggaaatctgtagcaggaaaagtgaaccctctccttgatttcacgttgtttatggagaagaaccaggaaatgagtcggggggaaatgcaacgctaccaagcctcAGCCGAGTgacgtgcgtcgctgcgacttgtagttacatttttcgagaggtgcacgtcaggctacggtgtAGGCTACAGCGTAGGCGCataggggtctgcgggggtacgccgtcgatttgcgcagaagcataaatcagccttaagGAAACCAAAGCATAAGTTctggaaaatgtatttcaatatataaaatactgttttaaaaaaacagtattaaaAGACACAAGCATGTTTTAAAAGATTATCAGACTctgcacccccccccaccccacagtAGATCTACatcaaaaattaaataaatatgtgaaatgaaataacataaataaacctACTGAGGTCCAGCATTGAGGAAGGGTAGTTGCAGGCTCCGTTATAGGCGATCAGATTgatctccctctgtctctgctgctgttggatCCTCAGCTTGGCCCGGCGGTGGCGGTAAGCACAGAAACAGCTGAAGAGGATCAGCATTGTCCACAGCAGCCAGAACCCTGAAGAGAACAGGAAATGAACCCAACATCTTTATGAAAACAATGTGTCATGTTTTTACATTACTGCTTTACATTTTCCAAAGCATACCGTAAGATGCTAGATTTATTTCCGAGCTTTGTTTGCATTAGTTTGACCATGACATCAACTTTCAAATAACGTATTGGAGGTAGGGAATTTGTTTCAGGAAAAAAATTATGTATAGTTTGAAATGTCTTCCGGGTGGACAGCTCATGAATGCAGTGGTTACAGTTGTAGGAGCAAAGGATATAGCCTTTGATTTCAACATAACCAATTACTTAACCCTTAATTTTATCTGTAAATGTACAATGTAATATGATGCCGATTATCTGACCAAGAAAAACATCGTTTCAAATGTCAAGTGATTTTCCAATGATCAGATTTACCTAGATAGCGATGCAACATGCAGGTTAAAACTGTTGTTTGGTGCCTCCTagtgtttattttaaatatttgccCATGGCAGTATCTTAGTTTGAgttcaaattaaacaaattaCATAATAACAACAATGAAAGTTAATGTGCATGGAGAAGGGAAAGCCCCAAAAGTCAGGTAAAGTCAGTTGACTCACACCAGAGCTCATAATAGTAGGTACAGCAGCCTGTCTCTCCGCAGCAGTGCCCCGTTTCACACAGGTAACCTGGATTGTCGTTTACACCAGGACAGTTGGGACTGACAACAGGCTGGCTACCAGAACCCCCGTGATGCTTCACCACCTAGTGGACAAAACACCGCAGCACATATCACCACAGGGAAATTATACTGCAGAGTAAAAGTTGTAATGGTTGGTATGGCGATGGTACTCCCTTCGACAGACGACAGGATGAGCTTGAGAATTAATTCTCGACCCTCACAAAAGTACTTTGACAAAATACTTACGACCACCTGTTATCACCTGACATATttaaaaaggtgctgtaggtaggattgtgaagatccaggacttagccaaaaaattggaacatcgacaacttctcagtccctcccccctttctgctaaaacccaagacggtctcctaagcccctccccctacaagggagaatgaatgcgtgtgcatgagcagtgattgtcAAGTAGTTAGACACcctccctggccctgattggtgtatctgaacagggagctgtggatttttgcaaatcacactacaggctgtaggtggtgccagatcTTAACCCTGATTTAGCTGCACAATAAGCCGTAAATACAGTGACATATTATCACTATACCGTGGCGGACATTTGGTATCATGTCTCTGTTTCACCTGACAAATAGAACTCCAATATTCGCTGCTGTTGTATGACGTCTGTTTTGGTCTCTCCACCTGAGGGAAATATCAGGCTCTAGCTCAACAGCTAGTCACTACCTTTGTCTGCCTGCTGTTTGGAGCTCTGCAGGTAGTGTAAAGTGGCATTATCAGAGCTTTTTGCTGAATATAGCAGCCTGCGGCAGCTATTAACAGAGATGATATGAGCCTGAGACTGTACCAAATGAAGTGAATTAGTTAACTTAGGTTCAGGACCAGGCCTCAATCACACCTCTAATCAACTGCCCAGTCTACTTATACCTGGTAAACTCATCCTGCTCGGTTTGTCTCAGATTTCTCGACCCATCTTCCCTTTTTCCTTCGTTTCTTCTCCTTCCTACCTCATCCCTACTCACATCCCTTCATTCTCCCGTACGTTCTCCCTTCATCCCATCCTATTCAATCTGGTGCATACCTCTCCCATGTCTCATTCCAGGTACCGTCTGGGGGTTGTACTCATCTCGGGTGGAAACACACCTGAGACAGAACCAACACACTGAGTCTCCCTAGTCTTCTGTACGTCCTCCCAGACCAGAACAGACAACACCCTCCCCTATACATCCATTCCTCTGTCCTCTACATCCAATACCTCCTGAATTTCAATTAAACCTTTAAATGACCTATTGTTGTGGTGTGGTCCTTGCTAGTGAAAACAGTGAAGGTGAGCTGAAAGACGCTAAAATGCTGTCCTGATGGTGATAATTCTCAATGGGTTCTTTCCTACGAGTGACCCTGTTCACATCACACATTTAATCCTTTGTTAATACAAACAttaattagtgcagctttaagattattttgtgaGATGACAGTATGTTTGTTGGCAGCTAAAGGTCAAGattcacttttaaaaaaaaatctcacacCTCATTAACCGTGCGCAGGTCAGTCTCCTTCTGAGAAACAGCCACCTAAACAGAGAAATGGAAGGACCTCTGTGAATGTTACAGTTCCATCTTAAATCATTAGCAAGTCAGTGTGAGGGAGAGAACCAAGTGAAGAACTAAACCCAGACATTTAAAATCATAAATGTTTGACACCTCATAAAATCCATGAACCACAATAATA is a window from the Perca fluviatilis chromosome 1, GENO_Pfluv_1.0, whole genome shotgun sequence genome containing:
- the LOC120564966 gene encoding proline-, glutamic acid- and leucine-rich protein 1-like isoform X1, which translates into the protein MDPEKTLTFCFGLKAEEMTMSLQGLDGTETATVAVSQKETDLRTVNEVVKHHGGSGSQPVVSPNCPGVNDNPGYLCETGHCCGETGCCTYYYELWWFWLLWTMLILFSCFCAYRHRRAKLRIQQQQRQREINLIAYNGACNYPSSMLDLSFLASFKLPSYEEVAAQPSTPPPPYSSVFALQGGAMGGPSSSYPHHHHHRHPCPPYLGPGPSGLTSSQSSDNYTSCSCESCSLTSPSSTSFSVQVTDETHDSSHISTPSEAGGDCAVMPRVAANFTPTSSPTPPLQVPPDVIPAATPDVIPVQRRSSNGSEGVLPSAPPPPLSLPLHSRPSRPSRLPLSPLILLHSLPPGQIHPLVFSDPLGAVAVQREKEEEARPYGPTPRPTLYPPKQALFSSNVAVSTHCNNKEQQKREKEEEEEEDEEEDHFRHRRLTGDSGIEVCRCHVKREEQEEEELQKGHSGKGRKEAVKEEEREDMLHDSVDCSLRGKAAVQSPLLDVCVEQRGHVSSFSSIIQKPGEAIFTVESS
- the LOC120564966 gene encoding proline-, glutamic acid- and leucine-rich protein 1-like isoform X2, producing MSSGFWLLWTMLILFSCFCAYRHRRAKLRIQQQQRQREINLIAYNGACNYPSSMLDLSFLASFKLPSYEEVAAQPSTPPPPYSSVFALQGGAMGGPSSSYPHHHHHRHPCPPYLGPGPSGLTSSQSSDNYTSCSCESCSLTSPSSTSFSVQVTDETHDSSHISTPSEAGGDCAVMPRVAANFTPTSSPTPPLQVPPDVIPAATPDVIPVQRRSSNGSEGVLPSAPPPPLSLPLHSRPSRPSRLPLSPLILLHSLPPGQIHPLVFSDPLGAVAVQREKEEEARPYGPTPRPTLYPPKQALFSSNVAVSTHCNNKEQQKREKEEEEEEDEEEDHFRHRRLTGDSGIEVCRCHVKREEQEEEELQKGHSGKGRKEAVKEEEREDMLHDSVDCSLRGKAAVQSPLLDVCVEQRGHVSSFSSIIQKPGEAIFTVESS